Proteins found in one Cyanobium sp. ATX 6F1 genomic segment:
- a CDS encoding HD family phosphohydrolase has product MTDTAFSRPAAAPSGPSDQTLVEILNIATALSGAGDLRTLLHLILTKSRQLTGSDAGSIFLVERVDQRKDPGGVDKLWFAVSQNASLASRSRLAGQQDDIHEELSDLRFPLTSERLVGWSALTGEVLNIPDVYQLDPALPYRFDSTVDKELGYRAVSMLTVPMRSTSGETVGVMQLINRKIDPATVISAETAQTLVRPFDAFDQSLIEALASQAAVCVERTQLLEAQRQLIDSMITLLAGAIDAKSPYTGGHCARVPELALMLAREAEETTAGPLAEFSLGGEEDWREFRIGAWLHDCGKITTPEYVVDKATKLETNYNRIHEIRTRFEVLLRDARIVWFEGVINGADREQLDKAYKQREAELKDQFTFVAECNLGGEFLGPELVERLHAIGAQSWQRHFDSSLGLAWEELSRHTQLLQTLPAEESLLADKSCHIIPREDSQIPDARYGFKMEVPEHLYNLGELHNLSVSRGTLTDEERYKINEHIVQTIIMLEALPFPANLSRVAEYAGTHHETLDGKGYPRKLTGEQLSVPSRIMAIADIFEALTASDRPYKKAKSLSECLKILAGFRDRQHIDADLFELFLRSGIYQNYADLFLLPEQIDEVDVEIFLRPAAKGGS; this is encoded by the coding sequence ATGACCGACACGGCCTTCTCCCGCCCCGCAGCTGCTCCGAGCGGGCCGTCGGATCAGACCCTGGTGGAGATCCTGAACATCGCCACCGCCCTCAGCGGTGCCGGCGATCTGCGCACCCTGTTGCACCTGATCCTGACCAAATCCCGCCAGCTCACGGGCAGTGATGCCGGCAGCATCTTTTTGGTGGAGCGCGTGGATCAGCGCAAGGATCCTGGTGGTGTGGACAAGCTCTGGTTCGCGGTTTCCCAGAACGCCAGCCTGGCGAGCCGATCGAGGCTGGCTGGTCAGCAGGATGACATCCATGAGGAGCTCTCCGATCTGCGTTTCCCGCTCACCTCCGAGCGCTTGGTGGGCTGGAGTGCCCTCACCGGCGAGGTGCTCAACATCCCCGACGTCTATCAGCTCGATCCAGCCCTGCCTTACCGCTTCGACAGCACCGTCGACAAGGAACTGGGTTACCGGGCCGTGTCGATGCTCACCGTGCCGATGCGCTCCACCTCAGGCGAAACGGTGGGGGTGATGCAGCTGATCAACCGCAAGATTGACCCCGCCACCGTGATCAGCGCTGAAACGGCCCAGACGCTGGTGCGTCCGTTCGATGCCTTTGATCAGAGCCTGATTGAGGCCCTGGCCTCTCAGGCGGCGGTTTGCGTCGAGCGCACCCAGTTGCTGGAGGCCCAGCGGCAGCTGATCGATTCGATGATCACCCTGCTGGCGGGGGCCATCGATGCCAAGAGCCCCTACACCGGCGGCCACTGCGCCCGGGTGCCGGAATTGGCGCTGATGCTGGCCCGAGAGGCCGAAGAGACCACGGCGGGCCCCCTGGCTGAGTTCTCGCTCGGCGGAGAGGAGGACTGGCGTGAGTTCCGCATCGGCGCCTGGCTGCACGACTGCGGCAAGATCACCACCCCTGAATACGTGGTCGACAAGGCCACCAAACTTGAAACCAACTACAACCGCATCCACGAAATCCGCACCCGTTTCGAGGTGCTGCTGCGGGATGCCCGCATTGTCTGGTTTGAAGGGGTGATCAACGGAGCGGATCGCGAACAGCTGGACAAGGCCTACAAGCAGCGGGAGGCAGAGCTCAAGGACCAGTTCACCTTCGTGGCTGAGTGCAACCTCGGGGGTGAGTTCCTGGGCCCTGAGCTGGTGGAGCGCCTGCATGCCATCGGTGCCCAGAGCTGGCAGCGCCATTTCGACAGTTCCCTGGGCCTGGCCTGGGAGGAGCTTTCACGCCACACCCAACTGCTTCAGACGCTGCCCGCGGAGGAGTCCCTGCTGGCGGATAAGTCGTGTCACATCATCCCCCGCGAGGACAGCCAGATCCCTGACGCCCGCTACGGCTTCAAGATGGAGGTTCCCGAGCACCTCTACAACCTCGGGGAACTGCACAACCTCTCGGTCTCCCGCGGCACCCTCACCGACGAGGAGCGCTACAAGATCAACGAGCACATCGTGCAGACGATCATCATGCTCGAGGCTCTGCCGTTCCCCGCCAATCTCTCGCGGGTGGCGGAGTATGCGGGTACCCACCACGAGACCCTCGACGGCAAGGGCTACCCGCGCAAGCTCACGGGCGAGCAGCTTTCGGTGCCGTCGCGGATCATGGCGATCGCCGACATCTTCGAGGCGCTCACGGCATCCGATCGCCCCTACAAGAAGGCCAAGTCGTTGTCGGAATGCCTCAAGATCCTGGCCGGCTTCCGCGACCGCCAGCACATTGACGCCGACCTGTTCGAGCTGTTCCTGCGCTCCGGCATCTACCAGAACTATGCCGATCTCTTCCTGCTGCCTGAGCAGATCGACGAGGTGGATGTGGAGATATTCCTGCGCCCAGCTGCCAAGGGCGGTAGTTGA
- a CDS encoding CHAT domain-containing protein, producing MAPLIRPLISLVLLALVAPNGPARSATPVAVPVPDGPAKTVLAPAVYRPGILRLAFSSAPQAVNPQEKAPPGASTNEGFIDLSFVPPEGPVIGKRVQLNVKQFAELLKGLYVRLARFESLDVGNPASPSRRLHALLIAPIEPELKQRGITTLLISVDAGLQALPLAALHDGKAYFGQTYAFSITPSLGLMVKDVPLAQPDKRVLSAGASVFEGLSPLPLVPKELANTSAPGRTDLFLNRAFTPDVVLVKAGDSQYQRVHVATHAEFLPGGPDKSMIFSGTGPVSLARFAALRQRRQGVPLDLFSLSACRTALGNSDSELGFSGLALQSGSRSALGTLWYVDDVAAAAFFIQFYRHLDRGLPKAEALQRTRSAFIDGQVRLQGDQLLGPGPQPLLTDLTLAEQRRVSRGLQHPFYWAGIELLGTPW from the coding sequence ATGGCACCCCTGATTCGGCCACTCATTTCCCTGGTTCTGCTGGCCTTGGTGGCTCCCAATGGCCCCGCCCGTTCGGCCACGCCCGTGGCGGTACCGGTCCCAGACGGCCCGGCCAAGACCGTCCTGGCACCGGCGGTCTACCGGCCGGGGATTCTGCGTCTGGCCTTCTCCAGCGCCCCACAAGCGGTCAACCCCCAGGAGAAGGCCCCACCGGGCGCCTCCACAAACGAGGGCTTCATCGATCTCAGCTTCGTTCCTCCCGAGGGCCCGGTGATCGGCAAGCGGGTGCAGCTGAACGTGAAGCAGTTCGCCGAGCTCCTCAAGGGCCTCTACGTGCGCCTGGCCCGGTTCGAATCCCTGGATGTGGGCAACCCAGCCTCACCCTCCCGGCGACTGCACGCCCTGTTGATCGCGCCGATCGAGCCTGAGCTGAAACAGCGGGGGATCACCACCCTGCTGATCTCGGTGGATGCCGGCCTCCAGGCTCTCCCCCTGGCAGCTCTCCACGACGGCAAGGCTTATTTCGGCCAGACCTACGCCTTTTCCATCACCCCGTCCCTGGGGCTGATGGTCAAGGATGTGCCCCTCGCCCAACCGGATAAGCGGGTGTTGAGTGCGGGTGCCTCGGTGTTCGAGGGGCTCTCCCCGTTGCCCTTGGTGCCCAAGGAACTGGCCAATACCTCGGCGCCCGGGCGCACGGATCTCTTCCTCAATCGGGCCTTCACCCCCGATGTGGTGCTGGTGAAGGCGGGCGATTCCCAGTACCAGCGCGTGCACGTGGCCACCCATGCCGAATTCCTGCCCGGGGGGCCGGACAAGTCGATGATCTTCTCAGGGACGGGCCCAGTCTCCCTGGCGCGCTTTGCCGCCCTGCGGCAGCGACGCCAGGGGGTACCGCTGGATCTGTTCTCCCTGAGCGCCTGCCGTACGGCGCTTGGCAATTCAGATTCGGAGCTGGGCTTTTCCGGCCTGGCGTTGCAGTCGGGCTCCCGCAGCGCCCTGGGCACCCTCTGGTACGTGGATGATGTGGCTGCCGCCGCCTTCTTCATTCAGTTCTACCGGCATCTGGATCGCGGTCTGCCCAAGGCAGAAGCCCTCCAGCGCACGCGTTCGGCCTTCATCGATGGCCAGGTGCGCCTGCAGGGGGATCAGTTGCTGGGACCGGGCCCTCAGCCCCTGCTGACGGATCTCACCCTCGCCGAGCAACGCCGGGTCAGCCGTGGTCTGCAGCATCCCTTTTATTGGGCGGGAATCGAGCTGCTGGGAACGCCCTGGTGA